The Aquila chrysaetos chrysaetos chromosome 4, bAquChr1.4, whole genome shotgun sequence genome segment GGCAGAGGTTGGCGTCCGTGACGGTCAGCGGACCCCCTGCGCCGAGACGGGGACGGTGAGCGCGGCACCGCGGTACGGCACCCGCCGGCACCGCGGCCACTCACCCTTGCGGTAGCAGGCTGGACCGGGGTGGGCGCCCGCCGACTCAGGGCCGACCACGAAGAGCCCGGACCTGGAGGGGAGATGCCGGCGGGAGCAGGAGGGTCCCGGCCATGCCCGCTGTGCCACGGCCGGGCCGGACCCAGGCTCGGCCGAGCCCCCCTGTCCCATCGTGCCCTGGCcggggcacccatgggtgcccaaGAGCCCCCACCCACCTGAAGAAGAgccgggagccgccgccggccgccacGGTGTTGATGTCGAGCTGCGGCGCCTGGATGCTGACGCCGGCGGTGCTGGCCTCGAAGACGTGCTCGTACTCGCCGGCGTAGCGGCTGACGTCCGTCGAGGTACCTGGGGAGCGCGGCTCAGCCCCGGCcggaccccccaccccagccccccgccccggccccgctcaccTCCCATGTCGAAGCCGATGACGGGCTGCCCGTCCTCGCGGCGGTAGGTGGTCATGGCGTAGCCCACCACGCCGCCGGCCGGGCCCGAGAGGATGGCGCGGGCCCCGCTGAAGTGCTGCATGGGGGTGAGCCCCCCGTCCGAGCGCATGAACAGCACCGGCACCTCCTGCGGGTGGGGGGCCCCGTGGGATGGGTGCTCGCGGGGGGTCCCGGCAGGAGAGGCGCCCAGGGGGGGATCCCGGTGGGATGGGCGCTGCCGGAGGGTCCCGGTGGGATGGTGCCCGTGGGGGGTCCCGGTGGAATGGATGCCCACGGGGGGGTCCTGGCAGGATGGGTGCCCATGCGGGGGGTCCCGGCAGCCCCACTCACCCGCAGCTGGTGGGCGAAGCCGGCGCGGAAGCTCTCCAGGTAGCGGTGGATGCAGGGGGTGAGGTAGGCGTCGGCGCAGGCCGTGTAGCCCCTCGGCACCGCCCGTACCATGGCCGCCACCGCGGAGGAGAGGGAGACGTGCCGGAAACCCAGCTCCCGCGCCAGCGCCCCGACCTGCTCCTCGTGGCCGGGCCAGCTGCCGGGGAGACCGAGGACGGTGTCGGGTGTGGGGGTCCGGCTGcggtccccccctccccgttcccccaggccccccccccctacCCCGGGACTCACGCGTAGGAATGGAGCAGCAGCACGGCCAGGCTGCGGATGCCGCGGGCCAGCACCCCCTCCAGCTCCCGCCGCAGCGCCGACAGCTCCAGCGGCCGCTGCACCAGCAGGGATGCCCCCGTGgagcctggggacagcaggagggTCCCAGGAGGGGTCACGGGGGGATGCCACCCCACCGAGCCCGGCCGCCCTCCCCACGGCCGTGGCGGCGGTCCCCACCTTCGAGCAGCGGGAGGGTCTCCTTCCCCGGGAGGCGGCAGCCGGGCTGGTGCGGGATCAGCCGCTCGTCCACCTCGATCACCTCCTCGTAGAGCACCTCGGGCACCGCCACCTCCTGCGTGGGGAGGGTACGGGGACGTCACCCGGGGGGCCACCGCGGGACACCCCGCCGCCCGCTCGGGGACGCGCCGGCCTCACCGCGCTGCCGCTGGCTCCcggccggccggggcggcgCGCGGGCGCtggcgcggggccggggctggcgcGGGGCCGTGGCGGGGGGCCCAGCGGCGCTCACGGGACGCGGCACCCGGGATCCGGGGACTTCCCGCCCCCGCCAAGGACGTCCGCGGCGGGCAAAGGACGCGCCGGGCCCCACCGAGCCGGGATGGCGCGGGTCACGCGGGGACACGACGCCCCGAGCTCAGACGGCACGAGTCGCACGGTGACGTGCCAGCCCGAGCCCGGACGGCGTGGGTCGCGTGGGGACACGTTGCCCCAAGCCTGGACGGTCCCGGTCACGGGGACGTGCCAGCCCGGTTGCAGGCGGTTGCGGGTCACGGGGGTGGGCTGCCCCAAGCCCGGAGAGTGCGGGACACGGGGACATGGCACCCCCATCCCAGAGGGTGTGGGCCACGGGAACGTGCCGCCCCAACCCCGTGCCGGCGCGGGTGCCGCGGCGGTGCCGGCCCTCACCAGGTCAAAGATGCGGGGACGGGCTTGGCTGCCGATGTGGAGGAGGTCGCGGAAGCCGCGGGTGACCAGCAGGGCCAGGCGCTCGCCCCGGCGTTCCAGCAGCGCGTTGGTGGCCACCGTGGTGCCCATGCGGATCCACTCGATGCCGGAGGTGTCCAGGGGTTGATCCCGCGGCACCGCCACCCCGCTCTCCTGCCGGCACCCCAGGCCTCAGCCCACCGCCCCACCGcggacccccagccccaccgtggacccccagccccaccaccccATGGTggagccccagccccacggctccACCACAGAACCCCAGCCCCACCGtggacccccagccccacggccccCCTGGCACAGGGTGGGCGGGGGTCTGGACCAGACCAGGCTGTCCcaagccccagccctgggagggaATACAGAGCTGGTCTGGGGTcttgggggggggtccggggggtGGGGAGTCTCAGGGAGGGTCCTGAGGGAGGGTCCTGGGGAGATCCTGGGGTGTCCCGGGGGGGTtctggggggggtcccggcaGGGTTCAGGGTGTCCTAGCGGAGTGTCTCAGGGGGATGGTCCCGGGGGGTCCTGGAGGATCCCGGGGGTGTCCCGGGGGGGTCCCGCGGGGTCCCGGGGGGATGGACTCAGGGGGAGGGTCCTGAGGAGATCCTacgggggggtcccgggggtccCAGACGGGTCgtgggggggtcccggcgggGTCCGGGGTGTCCCGGGGGGTGTCCCGGGGGGGTGTCCCGCGGggtcccggggtggggggggtcgCGAGAGGGTCCCGGGGGGGATCCAGCGGCGGCACCTCCTGCAGGACGCGACGGATGCCCTCGGTGGGAGCGTCTCCGTAGCCCGGGTCCTCGGAGAGCAGCTTGAGGACGCGGACGCGACCGCCGGGGCAGCGGGCGAAGACGTCGGTGAAAGTGCCGCCGCGGTCGATGGCGAATTGAAACCCGCCGGggcccgctgccgccgccgctgccaTGGCGGGACCGGAccggacgggacgggacgggacgggacgggacgggaccgGACGGCCGGGTACGGCTCGGTAGGGCTCGGTACGGCTCGGAACGGCTCGGTCCGGTGCTCGGTCCCCGGTCCCcaccgctcccccccgcccgggCAGCGCCGAGCACCGGCCCCGCGGGGGCGTGGCCTCAGAGGGGGCGTCGCCTctggcggtggcggcgggggggcgtGGCCTCGGGCGCGGAGGAGGCGTGTCCCCTGGCCGGCGCGGAGCACGCCGGGAGTTGTAGTCCAACCCGCCTCTAGCCGGCGCGGAGCACGCCGGGAGTCGTAGTCCGGCGCGGGGGGCAGGCCGGGTAAGATGGCGGCGCCGGAGCTGCTGTCGGACGAGGGGTACCGGGCGGACGGTCGCCGTCCCGCCGAGCTCCGTAAGATCCGCGCCCGTATGGGAGTCTTCGCGCAGGCCGACGGCTCCGCCTACATCGAGCAAGGCAACACCAAAGCGCTGGCCGTGGTCTACGGCCCCCACGAGGTGAGAGGCGACGGCCGGTGAGGCCTCAGCGGGCCCGTCCGGGCCCCGCCGCTCTGGGTCCTCGCTTCTCTCTGTCCGTCTGTCTCTATGTCTGTCTGTCCCCGCAGATGCGCGGCTCCCGCAGCAAGGCGCTGCCCGACCGGGCGTTGGTGAACTGCCAGTACAGCGTGGCCACCTTCGGCACCAGCGAACGccgccggcggccccgcggcgaCCGGCAGACGGGCGAGCTGGcgctccagctccagcagacCTTCGAGGCCGCCATCCTCACCCAGCTGCACCCCCGCTCACAGATCGACATCTACGTCCAggtgatggggagggggaacGAGGCGTTGCCTgtgaaggaaggggggggggggctggtgggtTTCACACCGGCGCAGCTGCCGCCTCACCGAACCCGCCATTCCTCCAGATCCTGCAAGCCGACGGCGGCAACTACTGCGCCGGCGTGAACGCGGCCACGCTGGCGGTGATGGATGCCGGCATCCCCATGCGGGACTACGTCTGCGCCTGCTCGGCCGGCCTGGCCGAGGACACCCCCCTGGCCGACCTCAGCTCCCccgaggaggcggcggggggacCGCGGCTGGTGCTGGCGCTGCTGCCGGCGTCGGGGCAGATCGCCCTCCTCCAGCTCAGCGCCCGCCTGCACCAGGAGAGGCTGGAGACGGTGCTGGAGGCGGCCGGGCAGGCCTGCCGCGCTCTCCACGCCGTGCTGGACCGGGTGGTGCGGGAACGGCTACGGGAGGTCACCGCGCTGCTGGGGGACTGAGCGGCACCGGCCGCTGCCACGGCGatgctgggggggctggggggcggcACCAGCCCGAGCCCCTTGTCAATAAAGGGCTGCCACCGTCTGCCGTGCTGTGCACCGTGTGTGCCGTGCGCTGTGTGCCATGTGGGCCACGTGCTGTGTGTGCCACACATCGTGTGGGCCATGTGTGCTGTGCACCATGTGTGCTGTGCACCGTGTGTGCTGTGTACCGTGTGTGCCATGTGTGCCGTGTGTGCCGTGCGCCTTCCCTTGGGGTACGGCAATGCCAGGGCTCCCTGCCAGACCCCCGGTGCCGCGGTGCCCACGTGGCATGGGTTGGCATGGCGGGGTGTTGGGGGGTCCTGGCACGGCCCCCTCCTTGCAGACAGAGCTCCGCTTGCTTTGCGCCTCCCCTTGCACACTCCCTTGCACACCTACTCCCACTGTGCAGCCCCACTGCGCTGCTGCCTTGCACGCCCCTTGTACACCCACCCCCCTCGCACACCTACCCCTGCTGCACAGCCCCCTCGCACGCCCAAACCCCCTCCCATTGCAGAGCCCCTTGCACGCCCACCCTGCCTTGCACGCCCCCATTGCCCCATCTCAGAGACCCTTCCACCCGCCTTGCACacgcacccccagccccacggcacaGCCCCTTGTGCCCACACCCACGCACCCCTTGGACACACACCCCTTGCACACACCCTCCTTGCACACCCACATTTGCACACGCACACCCTCCCTTGCACACTCACCCCATGCGCACGCACCCTTGCACACACACTCCCTCTTGCACACCCATGCCCCTTGCACACCCACATTCGCACACTCACCCCCTTGCACGCACGCCCCCTCTCGCACACCCACACctgcacacacgcacacacctCCTTGCACACCCACATTTGCACACCCACCCCCGGAGCGCGCCTGCTGGCTCATGCGCagagcggcggggggggggggaaacgggCGGTGCCCATCGATGTCTCTGGGCTCCACCCCCTCGGCCTTGTCGCGTTCCGCGGGCGATTGAGCGGCCTGTGCGGGCGGTGAGACCgagaggtttgggggggggggcgaggggacACCGGGGGGGCCGGGACGGGGCCGTGGGGGGCCTGTGGGGCGGTgatgggggctgtggggtgcgTAAGTGACTGTGGGGTGCgtgtggggcagggctggggccgtGTGGGGGTGTGTAGAGGatggggccggggccgggggtcTGGTGTGGGGCAGGGACGGGGCCTACGGGGTGTGTGTGGGGCGAGGATGGGAGCTgtgggggggctgtggggcaggggcagggccgTGGGGTGTCTGTGAGGGGGGTAGGTGGCTGCGGGGTGCatgtggggcagagctggggcccTGTGGGGCGGGTACTCGTCCATGGGGTGCAtgtggggcagggatgggggctgtgggggtgTGTAGAGGAtagggatggggctggggggggatgtggggcagggctggggccgtGTGGGGTGGGTACTGGGCTATGGGGAGCAtgtggggcagggatgggggctgtggggtgcaggtggggcagggacagggtgTTTGGGGACAAGCCCCGGGGGCTGCATCGGGGGCcctgggagcgggggggggccTGGCTGGGTCCCTGGGCAGCCCCGGGCGAGGGGTGCCCGTGGGGCTAGCACCCTCCCTGTGCCTTTGGGGACCCCATctaccccctcccccccccacccagcagcCCAGGCTCGGCAGCCCCTAGCCCCCGCCATGGGGCTGCTGTCGGACCCCCACTGCCGGCGGGCGCTGTCCCGCCTCGTCCTGCGCCTCAACACCCCGCTCTGGTGAGTGCCGAGGGGAGTCAGAGGGGCTACCCCGGGGCTGGGGTACCTCCTGGCACCCGCTGCCAGGGGGTGACCCCCTCCCCGAGaccccttctcctctcctgcagcacccTGAGCTATGTGGCGGGGTTGGGCTGGTTCCTGGCCTTGGCCTTCCAGCCCCTTGCCCCCCGCACCTACATGTCAGAGAACGCCATGGGCTCCACCATGGTGGAGGAACAGTTCCTGTTCGGTGAGCGGGCCCTCTCCTACGCCCGGGAGTTTGCCGGCCACAAGAAGAAAGCGGGGTGAGAGCGAGGGCCTTGGGGGTATCGCTTGTTTAGGGGGTGACCCCAGGGATTTTGAGGGAGGGGGGTCCATCCCACCTCTCCCGCTCCCCAGGGGCATGCCGGTGGCCTGGCTGGAGAAGACCATGTGGAACCTGGGGCTGGAGGTGCACAGGCAGCCCTTCTCCCGCACGCTGCCCTTCCCCGATGAGACCCGAGAGCGATACGTACGTACCGGCTTCCCAGTCCCCCCTACCCTGGCTCGGCTGGCCCCCTCCCCGAGCCCCCTCCTTCTCTCGGCAGATGGTGAAGGGCACGAACGTCTACGGGATCCTGCGGGCGCCGCGTGCTGCCAGCACTGAGTCGCTGGTGCTGAGCGTGCCCTGCAGCGAGGGGCCCCACAACAACCAGGCCGTGGGGCTGATGCTGGCCCTCGCCTCCTACTTCCGAGGTAAGGCCCCAGCGCGGGGGGCTCGGCACCCCgtcctgcagcctgctgctgtctcggggggctgtggggctgtggaTCGATGCCtggtgggggctggggggtctcCTGGGGTGCTGagcatccccatccctgggcaGGTCCCTGCCCAGTGGGGATGCAAGGGGTGGGAGTGCTGGGTACCCACCTGCCCACAGCCCCGGGGGGCCCCGGCTTTTCTGGGGGGCAGCACGGGGAGCAGGtcctgccagggctgtgccagaTTTTGCCAGAGCAGGGACTGGGCTTTGCCGGGGCTGTGCCAGGCTTTGCCGGGGCAGGGACTGGGCTTTGCCAGGGCAGGGACCAGGCTTTGCTGGGACTGTGCTGGCCTTTGCCAGGGCAGGGACCGCGTTTTGCTGGAGCTGTGCCAGGCTTTGCCAGGGCAGGGACTGGGCTTTGCCAGGGCAGGGACCCGGCTTTGCTGGAGCTGTGCCAGGCTTTGCTGGGGTAGGGACTGGGCTTTGCCGGGACTGTGCCGGGCTTTGCTGGGGCAGGAaccatgctgctgcagccaccctGTTGCCTTCAGGCCAGATCTACTGGGCGAAGGACATCATTTTCCTGGTGAATGAGCACGACCTGCTGGGCATGGAGGCCTGGCTGGAGGCTTACCACGACGTCAACATCACCGGTGAGGCTTTggctcagggcagggagggcGCTGCAGCCGTTCCCCGGACGCTCCGGCGTGCCGAGGGGCCGGTGGCGGTGCTGATGCGGTGCGGTGCCTGCAGAGGTGCGGTCCTCGGGGACGCTGGGCCGGGCGGGGGCCATCCAGGCAGCCATCTCGCTGGAGTTGAGCAGCGACGTGGTCACCAGCTTCGACGTGGCAGTGGAGGGGCTGAACGGGCAGCTGCCCAACCTCGACCTCCTCAACCTTTTCCACGCCTTCTGCCAGAAGAACGGGCTGCTCTGCACCATCCAGGGCAAGGTGAGCCTGGCTGGGGCCGAACCCGGTCCACAGCGACCTCCTGGGACACACGGCCCCTGGCCCGGCCTCGGGGCAAGCTGCTGTCCCACAGGACCCGGGTTTCacaggtggccaagaaggccaagaGCATCTtggcttgtgtcagaaatcgtgtggccagcaggactagggaagggattgtccccctgtactcggcactggtggGGCCGCACCTCGAACACTGTGTTCAGTTTCaggcccctcactacaggaaagacattgaggtgctggaacatgtccagagaagggtaACGAAACTGGTGAAGGATCTAGAGAACAAGActtctgaggagcggctgagggaggtgggggtgttcagcctggagaaaaggaggctgatgggagaccttatcgctctctacaactacctgaaaggcggttgtagcgaggtgggagtcagtctcttctcccaagtaacaagtgatgggacaagaggaaacagcctcaagttgtgccagggaaggtttagattggacatgaggaacaatttcttcactgaaaggattgtcaagcactgaaacaggctgcccagggaagtggtggagtcaccatcccgGGGGGTATTCAAAAGACGCACAGAGGTGGCGattagggacatggtttagtggtggacttggcagtgttgggTTCATGGTTGGACTTGAGGATCTCGAGGGTCTTTTCCAATTTCAATGACTGTGATTCCGTGACCCGATGGGATGGGTTCTCTCCCCACAGCTGCAGCGCTCGGACTGGGACTCGCTGCCCGCCTACGCCCACAGCCTGCAGACGCTGCTGCTGATGGTGCTGGCCCAGGCCTCGGGGCGGCCCCGCGGTGACCACGGCCTCTTCCTCCGCTACCACATCGAGGCCATCACCCTCCGCGGCATCAATAGCTTCCGCCAGTACAAGTACGACATGACCACCGTCGGCAAGTGagtgggggggctggggggggggggggagacgggGAAGGTGCAGCCTTCCCCTGCTCTTCGCCATGCCCGCTGCCCACAGGACGCTGGAGGGGATGTTTCGGAAACTCAACAACCTGCTGGAGCGGCTGCACCAGTCCTATTTCTTctacctcctgccctccctgtccCGCTTCGTCTCCATCGGCGTCTACATGCCGGCCTTCGGCTTCCTCATCCTCGTCCTGGTCCTCAAGATATCCTTTtgggcaggggagcaggggggcCGGGAGGTGGGCGAGGGGCGGCCAAACCCGCTCCGCTCCTTTCCCTGACCCTCCCCACGCCCTGGACCTCTGGATGAAGCTGAGCAAGTGCGAGACGGGCAGCGCCGAGCGGCTCTGGGACGGCGACCACGCGACAGGGGAGGTCAgggcccttcccctccccgcggcCCCCCCACCTCCCGCTCCCGCCGTCCTCACCCCCGCCTTTCCGCAGGAGTCCCGGCCTGGTTTGCTGGTGCTGGTGCCGCCGCTGCTCATCTGCCACGCCGCCGGCCTCGCTCTCTACTTCTTGCCGGTGCTGGGCCAGCACGTGGCCACCCAGCACTTCCCCGTCTCCGAGTCGGAGGCCGTGGTGCTCACCGTCATCGCCATCTACGTGGCCGGCATGGCCCTACCCCACAACACCCACAGGTGccgggggaggcagggggggtGTCCGTGGGGTGCCGTCCCCCCATGGCCGTGGGGGGCTGAGCGTGTCTCCCCTTTCCTTGTCCCCGCAGGGTGCTggcgggcggcggcagcgaCCGGAGCTGGATGACGCTGAAGCTGCTGGCGCTGCTGTACCTGGCCGTCCAGCTGGGCTGCCTTGCCCTCCTCAACTTCTCCCTCGGCTTCCTCCTGGCCGCCACCATGgtgccggccgccgccgccgtccggCCCACCGGTCCCAAGTGAGTGAATGCCGTGGGGGGCCGGGACCCCCTCTCCgatggcggggcggggggagatgCCAGGGGGGTGgcgaggagggagggggggggtgtctctgccCGGTCCCCGCGGCGGCTGACCGTGCCCGTCGCCCGCAGGGTGCTGCTGGCGGCGTTGCTGGTGCTGGCCACGCCGGCCGTCACGCTGCTGCTGGGCATCTTCCTGCAGCGGGAGCTGGTGGAGGCGCCGGCGGCGGTGGCGGAGGGCTGGCAGCTCTTCCTGGCGGCCGTGGCCGAAGGGCTGCTCCAACATCACCTCTACggctccctcctcttccccttcctcgcCCTCTGCGTCTAtccctgctggctgctgctctggaaCGTTCTCTTCTGGAAGTGAGGGGCTCCCCCTGTGCGGACCCACGGATGTGGACGGACACACGGACGGACaggggggctggcgggggtgACGTCCCCATTTCCAGGGGACGGGGACGCTGGCCCCGGCTGAGCCCCCCCGGGTGGCAGCGGGTcctgccctgggggggggggggggtgctgccagcggggacccccccgttcgaggcggggggggggctgcggtgCTCGGTGTGTATCGGGCGGGGGGGGCCTGCACGGTGCAATAAAGACGGAGCCGGGACGGGAGCGGAGCCGGTCTGTTGAGACGGGGCGGGGGAGGGAATGTGGAATTGGGGGAGCGGGTGTATGACGTCGCTTCCGCCGGCGGGTGACGTCAGGGCGCGGACGCCACGTCCGGGGCGGTCCGGTCCAGCGTCCCCCTCGACCTCGGCTcgcgcggcggccgccgggaAGAACGGAACGGCGATGTCGGCGGTCACGGCGGTGCGGAGCCTCCCGCTGCGGCCCTACGGCCGCCTCCTGCTGCCGCGGGTCCGGACGGCGCCCGCCCCGGTGAGCCCCGGGCCCGCGAAGGTCACCGGGAGgggaacggggagggggggcccCGAATCCCTGCCCGGTGTCCCCGAATCCCTGCCCGGTGTCCCCGGTCCCTGACGGctgtaccccccccccccttcctccccgtTTCTACCCTCCCCAGGCCGCCATGTCGTCCTTCGGCGGCCGCTGGCGCGGGGGGAAAGCCGCCCTCTCggcgctggggctgctggcggcggcggggggggggcggtctGGCTCTGGCCCTGGCCCTCCGCTCGCCCCTCGCCGCCGGCGAGTTGGAGATGCACCCGCCGAGCTTCCCCTGGAGCCACGGCGGACCGCTGTCAGCCCTCGACCACGGCAGGTAACGGGGGGGACACcggcaggggtgggggggggggggagagggggggaggCGGGTCCGTCACCTCCTTCTcgtctccctcctcttcctcgcaGCCTGCGGCGCGGTTTCCAGGTGTACAAGCAGGTCTGTTCCGCCTGCCACAGCATGGAGTACCTGGCTTTCCGCAATCTCATCGGCGTCACCCACACCGAGGCGGAGGCCAAGGCGTTGGCCGAGGAGGTGAGGGTGTCTTCGTCCCGCCGCCcgacccccccacacacacactgggGACCATCTCGCCGTGGCCGGTGACCCCGGCGTCCCGGCTCAGGGTTCTTCCCGGCGCAGGTAGAGGTGCTGGACGGGCCCGATGAGAACGGCGAGATGTTCATGCGTCCCGGCAAGATCTCCGATTATTTCCCCAAACCCTACCCCAACGCCGAGGCGGCGCGAGCCGCCAACAACGGGGCGCTGCCCCCCGACCTCAGCTACATCGTCAACGCCCGGTAAGGGGACGCTGCGGCGGGTTCCAGACCCGCGAGGAGCTCGGGGTGCCCGGCAGACCCCCCccagctggggggaggaggacgcCAGCCCCGCTGCTCTGGGGGTCTCTGATGCCCGGGGCTGATTTTACCCCCCCCATCGCAGGCACGGCGGGGAGGACTACGTGTTCTCCCTCCTCACGGGCTACTGCGACCCCCCAGCCGGCGTGACGGTGCGGGAGGGGCTGCACTACAACCCCTACTTCCCAGGCCAGGCCATCGGTATGGCTCCCCCCATCTACAATGAAATCCTGGAATTCGACGATGGTAAGAGGGGCCCGGTGCAGCACAGTGCCGTCCCATGGGGGTGCTGGTCCCCGGGGTGCTcagtcgtccccccccccgctcctccccaGGCACCCCGGCCACCATGTCGCAGATCGCCAAGGACATCTGCACGTTCCTGCGGTGGGCGGCAGAGCCAGAGCACGACCACCGCAAACGGATGGGCTTGAAGGTGGGTGCTGTGccctgggggctgggggggggtggcgggagCATGCGGGGAGGGTGGCAGTGCCCAGACCCCCACTCTGCACCGGGGTGGTGGCTCCGGGGGGCTCAACTCTTTCCTCCCCCCAGATGCTGATGATCTCGGGGCTCCTCATCTCCCTGCTCTACTACATGAAGCGCCACAAGTGGTCTGtactgaaaagcaggaaaatggtTTACCGGCCTCCCAaataggggggggggggaaagtggggtgccccccaccccggctgCACTGCCTGGGCCACGCACAacccctgggctggggggggggggggacacgcagCCGGCAGCGCGTGCCCCCACCTCGCCTCCTTATTTAACATCGCCCCTGGTCCCCGCAGGTGCCGTCACTTGTCCTCCTTGGGGGGGGGCCGGCgcctgggggggctgggggcacagaaataaaaatcttggtTGTTCAAGGGGAAAGCGTGGCGTGGTGTCTGCCTGTGCCACGGCTCTCCccgcgccggccccgctccctTGGGAGCGGGTTGTGAGCTTGTTGAAGGGCCGATCCCCGTCGCCCCCGTCTCAGGGGGGCGAGTTACGGCCCCGCCATTGCAGCAGCGCTGGCAGCAAGGCTCTGGCACACAGATGGCTTTATTGGGACGGGATGTGCCGCTCCCCCCCACGggggctctgctgccagcagaggctTCGTGCAGCCCCCCCCCTAACCTGCTC includes the following:
- the GPAA1 gene encoding glycosylphosphatidylinositol anchor attachment 1 protein isoform X2, whose translation is MGLLSDPHCRRALSRLVLRLNTPLCTLSYVAGLGWFLALAFQPLAPRTYMSENAMGSTMVEEQFLFGERALSYAREFAGHKKKAGGMPVAWLEKTMWNLGLEVHRQPFSRTLPFPDETRERYMVKGTNVYGILRAPRAASTESLVLSVPCSEGPHNNQAVGLMLALASYFRGQIYWAKDIIFLVNEHDLLGMEAWLEAYHDVNITEVRSSGTLGRAGAIQAAISLELSSDVVTSFDVAVEGLNGQLPNLDLLNLFHAFCQKNGLLCTIQGKLQRSDWDSLPAYAHSLQTLLLMVLAQASGRPRGDHGLFLRYHIEAITLRGINSFRQYKYDMTTVGKTLEGMFRKLNNLLERLHQSYFFYLLPSLSRFVSIGVYMPAFGFLILVLVLKALDLWMKLSKCETGSAERLWDGDHATGEVRALPLPAAPPPPAPAVLTPAFPQESRPGLLVLVPPLLICHAAGLALYFLPVLGQHVATQHFPVSESEAVVLTVIAIYVAGMALPHNTHRVLAGGGSDRSWMTLKLLALLYLAVQLGCLALLNFSLGFLLAATMVPAAAAVRPTGPKVLLAALLVLATPAVTLLLGIFLQRELVEAPAAVAEGWQLFLAAVAEGLLQHHLYGSLLFPFLALCVYPCWLLLWNVLFWK
- the LOC115340168 gene encoding LOW QUALITY PROTEIN: cytochrome c1, heme protein, mitochondrial (The sequence of the model RefSeq protein was modified relative to this genomic sequence to represent the inferred CDS: deleted 1 base in 1 codon), coding for MSSFGGRWRGGKAALSALGLLAAAGGGGLALALALRSPLAAGELEMHPPSFPWSHGGPLSALDHGSLRRGFQVYKQVCSACHSMEYLAFRNLIGVTHTEAEAKALAEEVEVLDGPDENGEMFMRPGKISDYFPKPYPNAEAARAANNGALPPDLSYIVNARHGGEDYVFSLLTGYCDPPAGVTVREGLHYNPYFPGQAIGMAPPIYNEILEFDDGTPATMSQIAKDICTFLRWAAEPEHDHRKRMGLKMLMISGLLISLLYYMKRHKWSVLKSRKMVYRPPK
- the EXOSC4 gene encoding exosome complex component RRP41; amino-acid sequence: MAAPELLSDEGYRADGRRPAELRKIRARMGVFAQADGSAYIEQGNTKALAVVYGPHEMRGSRSKALPDRALVNCQYSVATFGTSERRRRPRGDRQTGELALQLQQTFEAAILTQLHPRSQIDIYVQILQADGGNYCAGVNAATLAVMDAGIPMRDYVCACSAGLAEDTPLADLSSPEEAAGGPRLVLALLPASGQIALLQLSARLHQERLETVLEAAGQACRALHAVLDRVVRERLREVTALLGD
- the GPAA1 gene encoding glycosylphosphatidylinositol anchor attachment 1 protein isoform X1: MGLLSDPHCRRALSRLVLRLNTPLCTLSYVAGLGWFLALAFQPLAPRTYMSENAMGSTMVEEQFLFGERALSYAREFAGHKKKAGGMPVAWLEKTMWNLGLEVHRQPFSRTLPFPDETRERYMVKGTNVYGILRAPRAASTESLVLSVPCSEGPHNNQAVGLMLALASYFRGQIYWAKDIIFLVNEHDLLGMEAWLEAYHDVNITEVRSSGTLGRAGAIQAAISLELSSDVVTSFDVAVEGLNGQLPNLDLLNLFHAFCQKNGLLCTIQGKLQRSDWDSLPAYAHSLQTLLLMVLAQASGRPRGDHGLFLRYHIEAITLRGINSFRQYKYDMTTVGKTLEGMFRKLNNLLERLHQSYFFYLLPSLSRFVSIGVYMPAFGFLILVLVLKALDLWMKLSKCETGSAERLWDGDHATGEESRPGLLVLVPPLLICHAAGLALYFLPVLGQHVATQHFPVSESEAVVLTVIAIYVAGMALPHNTHRVLAGGGSDRSWMTLKLLALLYLAVQLGCLALLNFSLGFLLAATMVPAAAAVRPTGPKVLLAALLVLATPAVTLLLGIFLQRELVEAPAAVAEGWQLFLAAVAEGLLQHHLYGSLLFPFLALCVYPCWLLLWNVLFWK